One window from the genome of Pseudonocardia hierapolitana encodes:
- a CDS encoding IclR family transcriptional regulator has translation MPRVRTGESVVARVVRLLEAFTPDEQALSVTEIARRSRLPVATASRLIAELAVHGLLARRDGEVRVGVRMWELAQRASPTLSLREAAMPFLEDLHAVIGHHLQLAVLDGDEVLFVERISAPNAVINYTRIAGRLSLHASSSGLVLLAHASAEQQERVLAGPLRRLTPNTPARPAQVRAMLADIRRQGYALCPGFIHVDATGVAAPVRDGSGAVVAAIGAVVPNDGNAYVHVPALLAAARGIGRTLASQ, from the coding sequence GTGCCCCGGGTGCGGACGGGTGAGTCGGTGGTGGCCCGGGTGGTGCGCCTCCTGGAGGCGTTCACCCCGGACGAGCAGGCGCTGTCGGTCACCGAGATCGCCCGGCGATCCCGGTTGCCCGTCGCCACCGCGTCGCGGCTGATCGCCGAACTGGCCGTCCACGGGCTGCTGGCCCGGCGCGACGGCGAGGTGCGGGTGGGCGTGCGGATGTGGGAGCTGGCCCAACGGGCCTCGCCCACGCTGTCGTTGCGCGAGGCGGCCATGCCGTTCCTCGAGGACCTGCACGCGGTGATCGGCCACCACCTGCAGCTGGCGGTGCTCGACGGCGACGAGGTGCTGTTCGTCGAGCGGATCTCCGCGCCGAACGCCGTGATCAACTACACGAGGATCGCGGGGCGGCTGTCGCTGCACGCCTCCTCGTCCGGGCTGGTGCTGCTCGCCCACGCGTCCGCCGAGCAGCAGGAGCGGGTCCTGGCCGGGCCGCTGCGCCGCCTCACCCCGAACACGCCGGCCCGTCCGGCGCAGGTGCGCGCGATGCTCGCCGACATCCGCAGGCAGGGCTACGCGCTGTGCCCGGGCTTCATCCACGTCGATGCCACCGGCGTGGCGGCGCCCGTGCGGGACGGCTCCGGCGCGGTGGTGGCGGCGATCGGCGCGGTGGTGCCGAACGACGGCAACGCGTACGTGCACGTCCCCGCCCTGCTCGCGGCGGCCCGCGGGATCGGCCGCACGCTCGCCTCTCAATGA
- a CDS encoding PDR/VanB family oxidoreductase, translating to MNGAVPANVVSLEVVTKTREADGVVSLMLARPDGRRLPDWTPGAHIDVVLPTGITRQYSLCGDRFDAHAYRVGVLREPDGRGGSAYVHDVLAPGDVIGVGGPRNNFPLVPSTSYLFVAGGIGITPLLPMIHQADLLGADWRLLYGGRARESMAFRDELSAYGDRVRVVPQDERGLLDLAAFLGAPRPGVKVYCCGPPPLLAAMERACAAWPPYTLHLERFVAKEQGAPARSGPFAVELARAGVVVDVPPHLSVLDAVRAAGVDVLSSCRQGTCGTCETTVLAGRPDHRDSILADHERAAGDCMFPCVSRSCDDRLVLDL from the coding sequence ATGAACGGTGCCGTTCCGGCGAACGTCGTCTCGCTCGAGGTCGTGACCAAGACGCGCGAGGCCGACGGCGTCGTCTCGTTGATGCTCGCCCGCCCGGACGGCCGCCGGCTGCCCGACTGGACCCCGGGTGCCCACATCGACGTCGTGCTCCCGACCGGGATCACCCGCCAGTACTCGCTCTGCGGGGACCGGTTCGACGCCCACGCCTACCGGGTCGGTGTCCTGCGCGAACCGGACGGCCGCGGGGGCTCGGCGTACGTGCACGACGTGCTCGCGCCCGGAGACGTGATCGGCGTGGGCGGTCCGCGCAACAACTTCCCACTCGTCCCGAGCACGTCCTACCTGTTCGTGGCGGGCGGGATCGGCATCACGCCGCTACTGCCGATGATCCACCAGGCCGACCTGCTCGGCGCCGACTGGCGGCTGCTCTACGGCGGCCGCGCCCGGGAGTCGATGGCGTTCCGCGACGAGCTGTCGGCGTACGGGGACCGCGTCCGGGTCGTCCCCCAGGACGAGCGCGGGCTGCTCGACCTCGCGGCCTTCCTCGGCGCGCCGCGCCCCGGCGTCAAGGTGTACTGCTGCGGCCCACCGCCCCTGCTCGCCGCGATGGAGCGGGCCTGCGCCGCGTGGCCGCCCTACACGCTGCACCTCGAACGGTTCGTCGCGAAGGAACAGGGGGCGCCCGCCCGCTCCGGCCCGTTCGCGGTGGAGCTGGCCCGCGCCGGCGTCGTCGTGGACGTACCGCCGCATCTCTCCGTGCTGGACGCCGTGCGCGCCGCCGGGGTCGACGTGCTGTCGTCCTGCAGGCAAGGGACCTGCGGCACCTGCGAGACCACCGTGCTCGCGGGCCGCCCCGACCACCGCGACTCGATCCTCGCCGACCACGAGCGCGCCGCGGGCGACTGCATGTTCCCGTGCGTGTCCCGCTCCTGCGACGACCGGCTCGTTCTCGACCTCTAG
- a CDS encoding cytochrome P450 yields MTSAPATAPPGVPTDDADPFAPDVLEDPLPLHARLRDAGPVVYLSRYDVYAFARYEQVNAALTNWQGFESGAGVGLSNFRHEKPWRPPSLLLEADPPRHDAPRRVLSGIVGARALRTLRERWAAAAEDLVDQVLAGGSTELDAVPALAQAFPLRVFPDAVGLPPEGRENLLPYGDHAFNAFGPSNDLVAKGAPRVAELSAWVNARCAREELAPDRFGARIWGAADRGEITYEQAPLVVRSLLTAGVDTTVHGLGAVLYAFATHPEHWARLRSDPRLARVAFDEAVRWESPVQTFFRTATTDVAITDGVEVPAGRKILMFLAAANRDPRRWTDPDAFDLSRDPSGHVGFGMGIHQCVGQHVARLEAEALLTALARRVATIELAGPTRRHHNNTLRAWESLPMRLREA; encoded by the coding sequence GTGACCAGCGCGCCCGCCACCGCACCGCCCGGGGTGCCGACCGACGACGCCGACCCGTTCGCGCCCGACGTCCTCGAAGACCCCCTGCCCCTGCACGCCCGGCTGCGCGACGCCGGCCCCGTCGTGTACCTGAGCAGGTACGACGTCTACGCGTTCGCCCGCTACGAGCAGGTGAACGCCGCACTGACCAACTGGCAGGGCTTCGAGTCCGGCGCCGGCGTCGGCCTGTCGAACTTCCGGCACGAGAAGCCGTGGCGCCCGCCGAGCCTGCTCCTCGAAGCCGACCCGCCGCGCCACGACGCACCGCGGCGGGTCCTCTCCGGGATCGTCGGCGCGCGGGCGCTGCGCACGCTGCGCGAGCGATGGGCCGCCGCGGCGGAGGACCTCGTGGACCAGGTCCTCGCCGGCGGGAGCACGGAGCTCGACGCGGTGCCCGCGCTCGCCCAGGCGTTCCCGCTGCGCGTGTTCCCCGACGCGGTCGGCCTGCCGCCCGAGGGCCGGGAGAACCTGCTGCCCTACGGCGACCACGCCTTCAACGCCTTCGGCCCGAGCAACGACCTCGTCGCCAAGGGAGCGCCACGGGTGGCGGAGCTGTCGGCGTGGGTCAACGCCCGCTGCGCCCGCGAGGAGCTGGCCCCCGACAGGTTCGGCGCCCGGATCTGGGGGGCCGCCGACCGCGGCGAGATCACCTACGAACAGGCGCCCCTCGTCGTCCGCTCGCTGCTCACCGCGGGCGTCGACACCACCGTGCACGGCCTGGGCGCCGTGCTCTACGCGTTCGCCACGCACCCGGAGCATTGGGCGCGGCTGCGCTCGGACCCACGGCTCGCCCGGGTGGCGTTCGACGAGGCCGTGCGCTGGGAGTCGCCGGTGCAGACGTTCTTCCGGACGGCGACCACGGACGTCGCGATCACGGACGGCGTCGAGGTACCGGCCGGCCGCAAGATCCTCATGTTCCTCGCGGCGGCGAACCGCGATCCCCGGCGCTGGACCGACCCCGACGCCTTCGACCTGTCCCGCGACCCGTCCGGTCACGTCGGGTTCGGCATGGGTATCCACCAGTGCGTCGGCCAGCACGTGGCGCGGCTGGAGGCGGAGGCCCTGCTCACCGCGCTCGCCCGGCGGGTTGCGACGATCGAGCTCGCCGGTCCGACCCGGCGCCACCACAACAACACCCTGCGGGCGTGGGAGTCCCTTCCGATGCGACTGCGGGAGGCGTGA
- a CDS encoding alpha/beta fold hydrolase, with amino-acid sequence MAACVVVGAGQLISEADVSSIDVNGARLYYELRGEGPTVLFISGATGDAGHWTEVGDALADEYSVLSYDRRANSRSPRPPNWVTAPVEEQADDAAGLLTALDLAPVVAYGNSGGAIILTSLALRHPSLLRGAIFHEPAYLGVTSAAEEVGAELQRLIGEGMATGGPPVATELFQRWVAGDEAFESLDPELRDRMLGNGEVLFGLELDSVLTYLPTPEQLAEVGLPCVVAAGADNRDPAATHHWLYEASKWLADRLHAPLVETPGAHVPQFTHPRELAETLRPILGKLAASSAVRQPHRPRAATGQSDNLQDRRPRGAKFSRQF; translated from the coding sequence ATGGCTGCCTGCGTGGTCGTCGGGGCCGGCCAACTCATCTCGGAGGCGGACGTGAGTTCGATCGACGTCAACGGAGCCAGGCTGTACTACGAACTGCGCGGGGAGGGCCCCACGGTCCTGTTCATCTCCGGGGCAACCGGTGACGCCGGACACTGGACCGAGGTCGGCGACGCCCTGGCTGACGAGTACTCGGTGCTGTCCTACGACCGGCGCGCCAACTCACGCAGCCCTCGCCCGCCGAACTGGGTCACGGCACCGGTCGAGGAGCAGGCCGACGACGCCGCCGGCCTGCTCACAGCGCTCGACCTCGCTCCGGTCGTCGCTTACGGCAACAGCGGAGGAGCAATCATCCTGACGAGCCTCGCGCTGCGTCATCCCTCCCTGCTGCGCGGCGCGATCTTCCACGAGCCCGCCTATCTCGGTGTCACGTCAGCGGCAGAGGAGGTCGGTGCCGAGCTCCAGCGACTCATCGGCGAGGGGATGGCCACGGGTGGACCACCGGTGGCGACCGAGCTGTTCCAGCGGTGGGTCGCCGGCGACGAGGCCTTCGAGTCCCTCGACCCGGAGCTTCGTGACCGGATGCTCGGCAACGGCGAGGTCCTCTTCGGCCTGGAACTCGACAGCGTCTTGACCTACCTCCCCACGCCCGAACAGCTCGCCGAGGTCGGATTGCCGTGCGTCGTCGCGGCAGGCGCCGACAATCGCGATCCCGCTGCGACCCACCACTGGCTCTACGAGGCATCGAAGTGGCTCGCCGACCGGCTCCACGCCCCGCTCGTCGAAACACCCGGGGCACACGTGCCTCAATTCACCCACCCCCGAGAGCTCGCCGAGACGCTGCGCCCGATCCTGGGCAAGCTCGCCGCATCTTCGGCCGTACGACAACCGCACCGACCACGAGCTGCCACCGGACAGAGCGACAACCTGCAAGACCGCCGTCCACGTGGAGCGAAGTTCTCGCGACAGTTCTGA
- a CDS encoding Crp/Fnr family transcriptional regulator, with amino-acid sequence MELDVAGVVRVHVSAPDGRTLTVRYCRTGALLGVLSLYAEPFVMPVTIQAVVDSDLVAIRPAVVRRLADRDLRVARALLLELSERAAAFAAEIGGSAFSSVRQRVARHLLDLATHRQRGSELIAQVSQQELADAVGTVREVVVRALRELRHGDVLETRRGGIRIVAPDRLLAEAYPQPPDWNSGP; translated from the coding sequence ATCGAGCTGGACGTAGCGGGTGTGGTCCGGGTGCACGTGAGCGCACCCGATGGCCGAACGCTGACCGTTCGGTACTGCCGAACGGGCGCCCTGCTCGGCGTCCTCTCGCTCTACGCCGAGCCCTTCGTCATGCCGGTGACGATCCAGGCGGTGGTCGACTCGGACCTGGTGGCGATCAGGCCCGCAGTTGTCCGGCGACTGGCGGACCGCGACCTTCGCGTCGCGAGGGCACTCCTGCTGGAGCTGAGCGAGCGCGCCGCGGCCTTCGCGGCGGAGATCGGAGGGTCGGCGTTCTCGAGCGTCCGACAGCGGGTCGCTCGGCACCTGCTCGACCTGGCCACGCATCGGCAACGGGGCAGCGAGCTGATCGCGCAGGTCAGCCAGCAAGAGCTTGCGGACGCGGTCGGCACGGTCCGCGAGGTGGTGGTCCGCGCACTGCGCGAGCTCCGCCACGGCGACGTGCTCGAAACCCGACGCGGCGGGATCAGGATCGTCGCGCCCGACCGGTTGCTCGCCGAGGCCTATCCGCAACCCCCCGACTGGAACTCAGGTCCCTGA
- a CDS encoding Nramp family divalent metal transporter: MSHPATPPAVQPQRRHKIFQLLALMGPAFVVGAWQFGPGNLASAVQAGSRFGYSLIWVIAVSTLLMIMFTDMSIRIAVSSRGSLIETVKDVLGRFTGGAAGIGVFAITLMFSVGNAVGSGLGLSLTLGGSPVWWTLACTAAVAAILFARRLYGLVEKILLVIVATMAVSFVVTAVLSGPDWSAAAGGLVPSVPAGTGLLLVALVGTNFSINAAFYTGYAARERGLRRDQYRDTTLADTVPGIVAPGVMTALVIVAAAAVLPGSDSNSLAQLAGVLEPIAGPVGRIVFALGFFGAAFSSMIANAVAGGTLLADGFGYGNRLSSLRVRLGILGVLAFGAAVTVLAGSGPVQLIIVAQALTVVVAPLLGVLLVVLANNRRLMGDLRNTWWQNVLSTIGLIAILATCYRLVATLLN, translated from the coding sequence ATGTCCCACCCAGCCACTCCCCCTGCCGTGCAGCCGCAGCGGCGTCACAAGATCTTCCAGCTCCTCGCGCTGATGGGCCCCGCCTTCGTGGTGGGAGCCTGGCAGTTCGGCCCGGGCAACCTCGCCTCGGCCGTGCAGGCCGGCAGCCGGTTCGGCTACTCCCTGATCTGGGTCATCGCCGTCTCGACGCTGCTGATGATCATGTTCACGGACATGAGCATCCGCATCGCCGTGTCCTCCCGCGGCTCGCTCATCGAGACGGTGAAGGACGTCCTCGGCCGGTTCACCGGCGGCGCGGCCGGCATCGGGGTCTTCGCGATCACCCTGATGTTCAGCGTCGGCAACGCCGTCGGGTCCGGCCTCGGACTCTCATTGACTCTCGGCGGCTCGCCGGTGTGGTGGACGCTCGCCTGCACCGCCGCCGTGGCCGCGATCCTGTTCGCCCGCAGGCTCTACGGGCTCGTCGAGAAGATCCTCCTGGTCATCGTCGCCACCATGGCCGTGTCCTTCGTCGTCACCGCCGTGCTCAGCGGGCCGGACTGGTCGGCGGCGGCAGGAGGCCTGGTCCCCTCCGTGCCCGCCGGCACCGGCCTTCTCCTGGTCGCGCTGGTCGGCACCAACTTCTCCATCAACGCCGCCTTCTACACCGGCTACGCGGCACGTGAACGCGGGCTGCGCCGCGACCAGTACCGCGACACCACCCTCGCCGACACCGTGCCCGGCATCGTCGCACCCGGGGTGATGACGGCGCTGGTCATCGTGGCCGCCGCCGCGGTGTTGCCCGGCTCCGACAGCAACAGCCTCGCCCAGCTCGCCGGCGTCCTCGAACCGATCGCCGGACCCGTCGGGCGGATCGTCTTCGCGCTCGGCTTCTTCGGTGCCGCCTTCTCCTCGATGATCGCCAACGCCGTCGCGGGCGGCACCCTGCTCGCCGACGGCTTCGGCTACGGCAACCGGCTGTCCTCCCTGCGCGTGCGCCTCGGGATCCTCGGCGTGCTCGCCTTCGGTGCAGCCGTGACCGTGCTCGCCGGCAGCGGGCCCGTCCAGCTGATCATCGTCGCGCAGGCGCTCACCGTCGTCGTCGCACCGCTGCTCGGAGTGCTCCTGGTCGTGCTGGCGAACAACCGGCGGCTGATGGGCGACCTGCGCAACACCTGGTGGCAGAACGTGCTGTCGACGATCGGCCTGATCGCGATCCTCGCGACGTGCTACCGGCTCGTCGCCACGCTCCTGAATTGA
- a CDS encoding dihydrodipicolinate synthase family protein, whose translation MFPDLRGLVPAPVTPFTVDGAVDHATLASYGKWLASFDGVEGLVCLGHAGEGTFLTQDEQVATIRTLVEAVDGTVPIIAGITGEGTAVAAAEAVRAVDAGAAAGLVYPSHGWLRFGFQPGAPQDRYRAIFETSGLPLILFQYPDATKASYDLPTQLDIAAQPGVFATKNGVRNMRRWDTEIPVLRAEHPDLQILTCHDEYLLHTMFDVDGALVGYGGLAPEPLIELIAAGKARDYAAARAVHDRLLPVTKAVYHRGSHMEGTVALKLGLKARGILPSATVRSPLRDLSAEAEREIVLALESAELI comes from the coding sequence GTGTTCCCGGATCTGCGCGGCCTGGTGCCCGCCCCCGTCACCCCCTTCACCGTCGACGGCGCCGTCGACCACGCCACCTTGGCGAGCTACGGCAAGTGGCTCGCGAGCTTCGACGGGGTCGAGGGCCTCGTGTGCCTCGGACACGCTGGCGAGGGCACGTTCCTGACCCAGGACGAGCAGGTCGCGACGATCCGCACGCTCGTGGAAGCGGTCGACGGAACCGTGCCGATCATCGCCGGCATCACGGGCGAGGGCACCGCCGTCGCCGCCGCCGAGGCCGTACGCGCGGTCGACGCCGGGGCGGCCGCCGGGCTCGTCTACCCGTCCCACGGGTGGCTGCGGTTCGGCTTCCAGCCAGGTGCTCCGCAGGATCGCTACCGAGCGATCTTCGAGACCTCCGGGCTCCCGCTCATCCTGTTCCAGTACCCCGATGCCACCAAGGCCAGCTACGACCTGCCCACCCAGCTGGACATCGCGGCCCAGCCCGGCGTGTTCGCCACCAAGAACGGGGTGCGCAACATGCGCCGCTGGGACACCGAGATCCCCGTGCTGCGCGCGGAGCATCCCGACCTGCAGATCCTCACCTGCCACGACGAGTACCTGCTGCACACGATGTTCGACGTCGACGGCGCCCTCGTCGGCTACGGCGGCCTCGCCCCCGAGCCGCTGATCGAGCTGATCGCCGCGGGCAAGGCCCGGGACTACGCCGCCGCCCGAGCGGTGCACGACCGGCTCCTGCCGGTCACCAAGGCCGTGTACCACCGCGGCTCGCACATGGAGGGCACCGTCGCGCTCAAGCTGGGACTGAAGGCCCGTGGCATCCTCCCGTCCGCCACCGTCCGCTCCCCGCTGCGCGACCTCTCGGCCGAAGCGGAACGGGAGATCGTGCTCGCGCTCGAGTCCGCCGAGCTCATCTGA
- a CDS encoding LacI family DNA-binding transcriptional regulator, protein MVTILDVARAAGVSKSTVSRVLDERLPRSTSATAERVRQVAAELGYVRDPLASGLRRAGTSTVGVIVPRLTDTVMAMLYEEIAAVSGARGLFAIVATTEDEPETERLAVQTLLRRRVDGLILTTARLDTAMEREGAAPRVLALRTDGVSPSSVGDDRLGAHLATRHLIDLGHRRIGLVGGPSYASSARNRQEGYRSALAEAGLPVDESLVAGDSFSMEAGEIAGRALLGRPDRPTAVFAVNDNTAIGVMAAAHALGLRVPDDVSLVGYNDIPVVSRLPVPLTTVRVPFRQIAAGALELLLDADRNGPARTLVATPTLIPRRSTAPVPA, encoded by the coding sequence GTGGTGACCATCCTCGACGTCGCTCGCGCGGCCGGCGTGAGCAAGTCGACCGTGTCGCGGGTGCTCGACGAGCGTCTCCCCCGCTCCACCAGTGCCACCGCGGAACGGGTCCGCCAGGTCGCCGCCGAACTCGGCTACGTGCGCGACCCGCTGGCATCGGGGTTGCGCCGGGCGGGTACGAGCACGGTCGGCGTCATCGTCCCCCGGCTCACCGACACCGTGATGGCGATGCTCTACGAGGAGATCGCCGCGGTGAGCGGCGCGCGGGGGCTCTTCGCGATCGTGGCGACCACGGAGGACGAACCCGAGACCGAGCGCCTCGCCGTCCAGACGCTGCTCCGCCGCCGGGTCGACGGGCTGATCCTCACCACGGCCCGCCTCGACACGGCGATGGAGCGCGAAGGTGCTGCCCCGCGCGTGCTCGCGCTGCGAACGGACGGGGTCAGCCCCTCGTCGGTCGGCGACGACCGGCTCGGGGCGCACCTCGCGACCCGCCACCTGATCGACCTCGGGCACCGGCGCATCGGCCTGGTCGGCGGGCCCTCGTACGCGTCGAGCGCCCGAAATCGGCAGGAGGGCTACCGGAGCGCGCTCGCCGAGGCCGGTCTCCCCGTCGACGAGTCACTCGTCGCAGGCGACTCGTTCTCGATGGAAGCGGGCGAGATCGCAGGACGCGCCCTGCTGGGCCGCCCTGACCGCCCCACCGCCGTCTTCGCCGTCAACGACAACACGGCCATCGGTGTCATGGCGGCCGCCCACGCGCTCGGCCTTCGCGTCCCCGACGACGTGTCGCTCGTCGGCTACAACGACATCCCCGTGGTCAGCCGCCTCCCGGTGCCGCTGACGACCGTCCGGGTGCCGTTCCGCCAGATCGCGGCCGGGGCGCTCGAGCTCCTTCTCGATGCGGATCGCAACGGCCCGGCCCGGACGCTGGTCGCCACGCCGACGCTCATCCCGCGCCGGTCCACCGCGCCGGTCCCGGCCTGA
- the pabB gene encoding aminodeoxychorismate synthase component I, with protein sequence MHASRPWARFDDLTVGSALQFPEVEQVLVASEPGQVAGVLDEVERRTAAGAWAFGFVAYEAASALDPVLTTREPIDGLPLAWFGVGRPQDAAPLHPHPGGRPAGHWAPEWDERRHRSAVREVRSRIAAGETYQCNLTTRLTRAVDGEPEELYRDLALAQRGAYNAYLDTGRFVVASASPELFFELSGDRILMRPMKGTAARGRTGAEDERIVARLRSSPKERAENVMIVDLVRNDLARVATAGSVRVPRLLHAERFATVHQLTSDVTAQLRPDVGLSEIFRALFPCGSVTGAPKARTMELIRDVEDSPRGVYCGAIGVIAPPGAPLRARFSVAIRTVLVDRERGSATYGTGGGITWSSRPAAEYAELLTKARVLDTRPREFHLLETMRLEAGRLRSLDAHLARVSASAAYFGFRFDPAAVRAALDARLAGTGDARVRLRCYRDGTVGVDVEELPRPAPDRVRLAIDPEPIDSTACWPHHKTSLREPYSSRLARHPAADDVVLVNERGEVTESCTANLAVRIDGRWWTPPLDSGCLPGIERARLVADGALQERVLRPADLRRAEDLALVNSLRGSRPATLADRTAARPTRRAG encoded by the coding sequence ATGCACGCCTCACGCCCCTGGGCGCGGTTCGACGACCTCACGGTCGGTTCCGCCCTGCAGTTCCCCGAGGTCGAGCAGGTGCTGGTCGCCTCAGAACCCGGTCAGGTGGCGGGCGTCCTCGACGAGGTGGAGCGCCGCACGGCCGCCGGGGCGTGGGCGTTCGGCTTCGTCGCCTACGAGGCCGCATCGGCACTCGACCCCGTCCTCACCACCCGGGAGCCGATCGACGGTCTGCCGCTGGCGTGGTTCGGCGTCGGGCGGCCGCAGGACGCGGCGCCGCTGCACCCACATCCCGGCGGACGGCCTGCGGGTCACTGGGCGCCGGAGTGGGACGAGCGTCGCCACCGTTCGGCCGTGCGGGAGGTCCGGTCCCGCATCGCCGCCGGGGAGACCTACCAGTGCAACCTCACCACGCGGCTGACCCGCGCGGTGGACGGTGAGCCGGAGGAGCTGTACCGGGACCTCGCGCTCGCCCAGCGCGGCGCGTACAACGCCTACCTCGACACCGGCCGCTTCGTCGTCGCCAGCGCGAGTCCGGAGCTGTTCTTCGAGCTCTCCGGCGACCGCATCCTCATGCGCCCGATGAAGGGCACCGCCGCACGCGGCCGCACCGGCGCCGAGGACGAGCGGATCGTCGCCCGGCTGCGCTCCAGCCCGAAGGAGCGCGCCGAGAACGTCATGATCGTCGACCTGGTGCGCAACGACCTGGCCCGCGTCGCCACCGCGGGCAGCGTGCGGGTGCCACGCCTGCTGCACGCCGAACGCTTCGCAACCGTGCACCAGCTGACCTCGGACGTCACCGCACAGCTGCGCCCGGACGTCGGGCTCTCGGAGATCTTCCGTGCCTTGTTCCCCTGCGGATCGGTGACCGGAGCCCCGAAGGCCCGCACGATGGAGCTGATCCGCGACGTCGAGGACTCGCCGCGCGGCGTGTACTGCGGCGCGATCGGCGTGATCGCCCCGCCGGGCGCACCGCTGCGGGCCCGGTTCTCCGTGGCGATCCGCACGGTGCTGGTCGACCGCGAGCGCGGCAGCGCCACCTACGGCACGGGCGGCGGGATCACCTGGAGCTCCCGGCCTGCCGCCGAGTACGCCGAGCTGCTCACGAAGGCCCGGGTGCTCGACACCCGCCCGCGGGAGTTCCACCTCCTCGAGACCATGAGGCTCGAAGCCGGGCGGCTGCGCTCGCTCGACGCACACCTGGCCCGGGTGTCGGCGTCGGCGGCCTACTTCGGGTTCCGCTTCGACCCCGCCGCCGTGCGGGCCGCCCTCGACGCGCGGCTGGCCGGCACCGGTGACGCGCGGGTCCGGCTGCGCTGCTACCGCGACGGCACGGTCGGCGTCGACGTCGAGGAGCTCCCCCGGCCCGCCCCGGACCGGGTCCGCCTGGCGATCGACCCGGAGCCGATCGACTCGACCGCCTGCTGGCCGCACCACAAGACCAGCCTGCGCGAGCCGTACTCGTCCCGGCTCGCGCGCCACCCGGCGGCCGACGACGTGGTGCTGGTGAACGAGCGCGGCGAGGTCACCGAGTCCTGCACGGCCAACCTCGCCGTCCGGATCGACGGGCGGTGGTGGACACCCCCGTTGGACAGCGGCTGCCTGCCCGGCATCGAACGCGCCCGGCTCGTGGCCGACGGTGCGCTCCAGGAGCGGGTCCTCCGGCCGGCGGACCTGCGCCGTGCCGAGGACCTCGCGCTGGTCAACTCGCTGCGGGGCAGCCGACCGGCAACGCTCGCCGACCGAACCGCCGCGCGGCCCACCAGGCGAGCGGGCTGA
- a CDS encoding TetR/AcrR family transcriptional regulator, with product MDTTNHRTRLVVGAADMLRRRGLHATSIREVARHSGAPLGSTYHYFPGGKDQLVTEAVRFAGDTVTRVLRERLAAGPVEGLRSFLALWRDVVISTDHRAGCPVLAVAVQESDAPAVEAAADVFRTWEALLATSLQENGVAATRARRLAALVVAAVEGAVAVCRADRSTRALDDVAVELDALLSAATAGRDG from the coding sequence ATGGACACGACGAACCACCGAACGCGGCTCGTGGTCGGAGCGGCCGACATGCTGCGACGCCGCGGCCTGCACGCCACGAGCATCCGTGAAGTGGCCCGACACTCCGGCGCCCCACTGGGATCGACGTACCACTACTTCCCGGGCGGCAAGGACCAGCTGGTCACCGAGGCCGTCCGCTTCGCGGGCGACACCGTGACCCGTGTGCTCAGGGAGCGGCTGGCCGCCGGGCCGGTCGAGGGGCTGCGCAGCTTCCTCGCGCTCTGGCGTGATGTCGTGATCAGCACCGACCACCGGGCGGGCTGCCCGGTTCTGGCCGTCGCCGTCCAGGAATCGGACGCGCCGGCCGTCGAGGCGGCAGCCGACGTATTCCGCACCTGGGAGGCCCTGCTGGCCACGTCGCTACAGGAGAACGGGGTGGCGGCCACGCGGGCCCGCCGGCTCGCCGCGCTCGTCGTCGCCGCCGTCGAGGGAGCGGTGGCCGTCTGCCGGGCCGACCGCAGCACCCGCGCTCTCGACGACGTCGCGGTCGAGCTGGACGCCCTCCTCTCCGCCGCCACGGCCGGGCGCGACGGATAG